A portion of the Paenibacillus marchantiae genome contains these proteins:
- a CDS encoding sugar phosphate nucleotidyltransferase: protein MKGVILAGGTGTRLYPLTRLINKHLIPVGKHPMIMYGIDRLRQAGIEEILIVINKHSAGLYTEYLGGGADHGVKLTYRIQEKAGGIAEALDLATSFILPGEKFVVLLGDNLFSDDLKPYVDKYMQQPAGTARVLLKEVDDARRYGVPVFDPQHPERISYIEEKPSDPKTSYCVTGIYMYDDHVFNLIQNIAPSARGELEITDVNNHYAAAGGLEYDILQKYWSDAGTFQSLQEAAIRMKGQLP, encoded by the coding sequence ATGAAAGGTGTAATTCTTGCTGGTGGAACAGGAACACGACTGTATCCTCTGACCCGGCTGATTAACAAGCATCTGATTCCAGTCGGCAAGCATCCGATGATTATGTATGGCATCGACAGACTCCGCCAGGCAGGCATTGAAGAGATATTGATAGTGATCAACAAACATTCCGCTGGTTTATACACGGAGTATTTGGGTGGTGGAGCAGATCATGGCGTCAAGCTAACGTATCGGATTCAGGAAAAGGCAGGCGGGATTGCCGAAGCATTGGATCTGGCGACATCGTTTATCCTTCCTGGAGAGAAATTCGTTGTGCTGCTGGGAGACAATCTGTTTAGCGACGATTTGAAGCCTTATGTGGATAAGTATATGCAGCAGCCTGCGGGTACAGCTCGTGTCTTGCTCAAAGAAGTGGACGATGCACGGCGGTATGGGGTGCCGGTGTTTGATCCACAGCATCCGGAACGAATCTCATACATTGAGGAAAAACCGAGTGATCCGAAGACCTCTTATTGTGTTACTGGCATATATATGTATGATGACCATGTATTCAACCTCATTCAGAACATTGCGCCTTCTGCACGCGGCGAACTCGAAATTACGGACGTGAACAATCATTATGCAGCAGCTGGAGGACTGGAATACGATATTTTGCAAAAATATTGGAGTGATGCAGGGACGTTCCAATCGCTTCAGGAAGCAGCCATCCGCATGAAGGGTCAACTGCCCTAA
- a CDS encoding glycosyltransferase family 2 protein, with translation MTLTSIIIPTYNGLELLKPCIDAIRKYTDSHTSYEIIVVDNGSVDGTAAYCARERIRFVRLPDNRGFPAACNAGLRAACGDELLLLNNDVTVTTRWLENLRAALYSDANIGITGPVTNYASGIQQVELEFRDMAHFQELAAANNIVDSSRWKEVRRIVGLCMLMRRSVMEDIGVLDEVYSPGHYEDDDYCYRACQKGYRLLVCGDVLVHHRGSASFLKTDPVAWKQLLERNRSIFINKWHVDPLKYIETSDEGGIVE, from the coding sequence ATGACACTGACGAGTATTATTATTCCGACGTACAACGGGCTGGAACTGCTGAAGCCGTGTATCGATGCCATTCGAAAATATACCGATTCTCATACATCTTATGAAATCATCGTTGTGGATAATGGCTCGGTTGACGGAACAGCAGCGTATTGTGCACGGGAACGAATTCGTTTTGTTCGGTTGCCGGACAATCGGGGTTTCCCGGCGGCTTGCAATGCCGGGCTCCGTGCAGCCTGTGGTGATGAGCTATTGCTGCTGAATAACGACGTTACTGTTACCACCCGCTGGCTCGAAAATCTGCGGGCAGCCCTCTACAGTGATGCAAACATTGGTATTACAGGTCCGGTGACCAACTATGCAAGTGGTATCCAGCAGGTAGAGCTTGAGTTCCGGGACATGGCACATTTTCAGGAACTGGCAGCTGCCAACAATATAGTCGATTCTTCCAGATGGAAGGAAGTCAGACGAATTGTCGGCTTATGTATGCTCATGCGGCGAAGTGTGATGGAGGACATTGGTGTGCTTGACGAAGTCTATTCGCCGGGACACTATGAAGATGACGATTATTGCTACCGGGCCTGCCAGAAAGGCTATCGTTTGCTGGTATGCGGGGATGTCTTGGTACATCATCGCGGCAGCGCGAGTTTCCTGAAGACCGATCCTGTAGCATGGAAACAGTTGCTTGAGCGCAATCGATCCATTTTTATCAACAAATGGCATGTCGATCCCCTTAAATATATTGAGACATCCGATGAAGGAGGGATAGTGGAATGA